The following proteins come from a genomic window of Misgurnus anguillicaudatus chromosome 10, ASM2758022v2, whole genome shotgun sequence:
- the dbpb gene encoding D site albumin promoter binding protein b isoform X2 encodes MMSRQLSQLLPPDLPTAGASPQFGNSSQAGGSLGGGHNPTTNIKSLLQPPVKCDQRVKDCCEMKGKVRLDIDEDTLSRCPLRNGCSNGLASDSNGAGTGFSNNNNGSFLGPLLWERTLPCDGGLFQLQYMDLEEFLTENGMSSMHSTSNSTSAQIPSQSSQSAIPNQGSQCLPTSPPHCSSSSSPSSTTASSSPSLLGLDVHTSQSMLGAADCLHSTPPGSLEQTPSPSSSSCPPLCTSPITDVNDLPFDTDPADVALSSVPGQKAFDPRMPCFSEDELKPQPMIKKARKMLVPEDLKDEKYWSRRCKNNEAAKRSRDARRLKENQISVRAAFLERENAALRQEVADMRKELGRCRNILNKYESHHLDQ; translated from the exons ATGATGTCAAGGCAGCTTTCACAGCTTCTTCCCCCGGACCTACCCACTGCTGGAGCGAGCCCGCAATTTGGCAACAGTAGCCAGGCAGGAGGGTCGCTTGGCGGTGGGCACAATCCCACAACAAACATAAAGTCGCTCCTGCAGCCTCCTGTGAAGTGTGACCAGCGCGTCAAAGACTGTTGTGAAATGAAGG GTAAAGTCAGGTTAGATATCGATGAAGACACTCTTAGCCGCTGTCCTCTGCGCAATGGCTGCAGCAATGGACTAGCTTCTGACAGCAACGGAGCAGGCACGGGTTTCTCGAACAACAACAACGGTTCCTTCCTGGGCCCGTTGCTATGGGAACGAACATTGCCATGTGACGGCGGTCTGTTCCAGTTGCAGTACATGGATCTCGAGGAGTTTCTGACGGAGAACGGCATGAGCAGCATGCACAGTACCTCCAACTCCACCTCTGCGCAGATACCGTCTCAAAGCTCCCAGTCTGCCATACCTAACCAGGGCTCCCAGTGCCTCCCCACCTCCCCTCCACACTGCTCCTCTTCCTCGTCACCATCATCAACCACTGCTTCTTCATCACCCTCTCTGCTTGGGCTGGACGTGCACACGTCACAAAGCATGCTGGGAGCTGCAGACTGCTTGCACA GTACTCCACCAGGTAGTTTGGAGCAAACACCTTCACCTTCCTCCAGCAGCTGTCCACCTCTCTGTACTTCTCCCATCACTGATGTCAACGATTTGCCCTTTGACACCGACCCTGCGGATGTCGCGCTGTCGAGTGTCCCCGGGCAGAAGGCGTTTGACCCTCGCATGCCTTGTTTCAGTGAGGATGAGCTCAAACCTCAGCCCATGATTAAAAAAGCTCGCAAGATGCTTGTCCCTGAAGA CCTGAAGGATGAGAAATACTGGAGTCGACGTTGCAAGAACAACGAGGCCGCCAAGCGTTCTCGCGATGCTCGTCGACTGAAGGAAAACCAGATTTCGGTGCGCGCTGCCTTCCTCGAGCGTGAGAACGCTGCACTTAGACAGGAAGTAGCCGACATGCGCAAAGAGCTCGGCCGGTGCCGAAACATCCTAAACAAATACGAGAGCCACCACTTGGATCAGTAA
- the dbpb gene encoding D site albumin promoter binding protein b isoform X1: MMSRQLSQLLPPDLPTAGASPQFGNSSQAGGSLGGGHNPTTNIKSLLQPPVKCDQRVKDCCEMKGKVRLDIDEDTLSRCPLRNGCSNGLASDSNGAGTGFSNNNNGSFLGPLLWERTLPCDGGLFQLQYMDLEEFLTENGMSSMHSTSNSTSAQIPSQSSQSAIPNQGSQCLPTSPPHCSSSSSPSSTTASSSPSLLGLDVHTSQSMLGAADCLHSTPPGSLEQTPSPSSSSCPPLCTSPITDVNDLPFDTDPADVALSSVPGQKAFDPRMPCFSEDELKPQPMIKKARKMLVPEDLKDEEQKLFYFITSFFRLIMEFLVKWRFPYPIHYIKCLDNIFCSYCAVF; this comes from the exons ATGATGTCAAGGCAGCTTTCACAGCTTCTTCCCCCGGACCTACCCACTGCTGGAGCGAGCCCGCAATTTGGCAACAGTAGCCAGGCAGGAGGGTCGCTTGGCGGTGGGCACAATCCCACAACAAACATAAAGTCGCTCCTGCAGCCTCCTGTGAAGTGTGACCAGCGCGTCAAAGACTGTTGTGAAATGAAGG GTAAAGTCAGGTTAGATATCGATGAAGACACTCTTAGCCGCTGTCCTCTGCGCAATGGCTGCAGCAATGGACTAGCTTCTGACAGCAACGGAGCAGGCACGGGTTTCTCGAACAACAACAACGGTTCCTTCCTGGGCCCGTTGCTATGGGAACGAACATTGCCATGTGACGGCGGTCTGTTCCAGTTGCAGTACATGGATCTCGAGGAGTTTCTGACGGAGAACGGCATGAGCAGCATGCACAGTACCTCCAACTCCACCTCTGCGCAGATACCGTCTCAAAGCTCCCAGTCTGCCATACCTAACCAGGGCTCCCAGTGCCTCCCCACCTCCCCTCCACACTGCTCCTCTTCCTCGTCACCATCATCAACCACTGCTTCTTCATCACCCTCTCTGCTTGGGCTGGACGTGCACACGTCACAAAGCATGCTGGGAGCTGCAGACTGCTTGCACA GTACTCCACCAGGTAGTTTGGAGCAAACACCTTCACCTTCCTCCAGCAGCTGTCCACCTCTCTGTACTTCTCCCATCACTGATGTCAACGATTTGCCCTTTGACACCGACCCTGCGGATGTCGCGCTGTCGAGTGTCCCCGGGCAGAAGGCGTTTGACCCTCGCATGCCTTGTTTCAGTGAGGATGAGCTCAAACCTCAGCCCATGATTAAAAAAGCTCGCAAGATGCTTGTCCCTGAAGACCTGAAGGATGAGgaacaaaagttgttttatttcattacCTCGTTTTTCCGACTCATAATGGAGTTTCTGGTGAAATGGCGTTTTCCATATCCCATTCATTACATCAAGTGTTTGGAtaatattttttgcagttattGTGCAGTATTTTAA
- the ntd5 gene encoding beta-2-glycoprotein 1-like isoform X3 translates to MESSLLFSLFLCVWALSSLTTASEATEQCPERTLGNERRRACPKKCQQDKECGNKRQCLCDGQCGLSCVAPGRTCPWPLPPGKHLDVALLSPSPSFSALLEIRCKTGYTMPNGLDVTIRRCQGDRQWSGDEPVCIAASQEDGGHAAMPVLVPEASCSLPENDLLSVQGSGAVGSTIQYKCASGYVLVGHSENMCHENQTWQYPHPICRRPSCPPPQEVDRGHLVAIQRAEYEVGDTIYYLCKKTFLLDGPNQVTCLPNGTWSAVPACRARCPVPAHRSRVIVDGVKRWPYDLTDSMVAHGENVTFFCQHPEKLCSFTATEVCVDGQLTAPSCYLDPTWLQFKLFPHRLVSEIDACDPADLQ, encoded by the exons ATGGAGTCATCTCTGCTCTTctctctttttttgtgtgtgtgggcCCTCAGCAGCCTGACAACAGCATCAG AGGCAACAGAACAGTGTCCGGAGAGAACCCTCGGCAATGAAAGAAGACGAGCATGCCCAAAAAAGTGTCAGCAGGACAAGGAGTGTGGAAACAAGCGCCAGTGTCTCTGTGATGGGCAGTGTGGACTCAGCTGTGTTGCTCCAG GTCGGACTTGTCCGTGGCCTCTTCCACCTGGCAAACATTTGGACGTAGCTCTCCTTTCCCCTTCACCCTCTTTCTCTGCTCTGCTTGAGATCCGTTGTAAGACTGGGTACACCATGCCTAATGGGTTGGATGTAACAATTCGCCGTTGCCAAGGTGACCGGCAGTGGAGTGGAGATGAGCCTGTTTGTATAG CAGCCTCCCAGGAGGATGGAGGACATGCAGCAATGCCGGTTCTGGTGCCCGAGGCGTCCTGTTCTCTGCCTGAAAATGATCTGCTCTCTGTGCAGGGCAGTGGGGCCGTGGGATCCACCATTCAGTACAAGTGTGCATCTGG ATATGTGCTGGTTGGGCATAGTGAGAATATGTGTCATGAGAACCAGACGTGGCAGTACCCTCACCCCATCTGTCGCC gtcCGTCTTGTCCTCCTCCTCAGGAGGTTGATCGTGGCCATCTGGTGGCCATCCAGAGAGCTGAGTATGAGGTGGGTGACACAATCTATTACCTTTGCAAGAAGACCTTCTTGCTGGATGGGCCGAATCAAGTCACTTGTTTACCTAATGGCACATGGAGTGCAGTGCCTGCTTGCCGGG CCCGTTGTCCAGTCCCGGCACATCGTAGCAGGGTGATAGTGGACGGGGTAAAGCGCTGGCCATATGATTTGACGGACAGTATGGTTGCTCATGGAGAGAATGTGACATTTTTCTGTCAACATCCTGAAAAGCTGTGTAGCTTCACTGCCACGGAGGTCTGTGTGGACGGACAGCTAACGGCACCAAGTTGCTATCTTG ACCCGACATGGCTACAGTTTAAGCTCTTCCCTCATCGACTGGTTTCTGAGATTGATGCATGTGACCCTGCTGACCTCCAGTGA
- the ntd5 gene encoding beta-2-glycoprotein 1-like isoform X2, whose translation MESSLLFSLFLCVWALSSLTTASVEATEQCPERTLGNERRRACPKKCQQDKECGNKRQCLCDGQCGLSCVAPGRTCPWPLPPGKHLDVALLSPSPSFSALLEIRCKTGYTMPNGLDVTIRRCQGDRQWSGDEPVCIASQEDGGHAAMPVLVPEASCSLPENDLLSVQGSGAVGSTIQYKCASGYVLVGHSENMCHENQTWQYPHPICRRPSCPPPQEVDRGHLVAIQRAEYEVGDTIYYLCKKTFLLDGPNQVTCLPNGTWSAVPACRARCPVPAHRSRVIVDGVKRWPYDLTDSMVAHGENVTFFCQHPEKLCSFTATEVCVDGQLTAPSCYLDPTWLQFKLFPHRLVSEIDACDPADLQ comes from the exons ATGGAGTCATCTCTGCTCTTctctctttttttgtgtgtgtgggcCCTCAGCAGCCTGACAACAGCATCAG TAGAGGCAACAGAACAGTGTCCGGAGAGAACCCTCGGCAATGAAAGAAGACGAGCATGCCCAAAAAAGTGTCAGCAGGACAAGGAGTGTGGAAACAAGCGCCAGTGTCTCTGTGATGGGCAGTGTGGACTCAGCTGTGTTGCTCCAG GTCGGACTTGTCCGTGGCCTCTTCCACCTGGCAAACATTTGGACGTAGCTCTCCTTTCCCCTTCACCCTCTTTCTCTGCTCTGCTTGAGATCCGTTGTAAGACTGGGTACACCATGCCTAATGGGTTGGATGTAACAATTCGCCGTTGCCAAGGTGACCGGCAGTGGAGTGGAGATGAGCCTGTTTGTATAG CCTCCCAGGAGGATGGAGGACATGCAGCAATGCCGGTTCTGGTGCCCGAGGCGTCCTGTTCTCTGCCTGAAAATGATCTGCTCTCTGTGCAGGGCAGTGGGGCCGTGGGATCCACCATTCAGTACAAGTGTGCATCTGG ATATGTGCTGGTTGGGCATAGTGAGAATATGTGTCATGAGAACCAGACGTGGCAGTACCCTCACCCCATCTGTCGCC gtcCGTCTTGTCCTCCTCCTCAGGAGGTTGATCGTGGCCATCTGGTGGCCATCCAGAGAGCTGAGTATGAGGTGGGTGACACAATCTATTACCTTTGCAAGAAGACCTTCTTGCTGGATGGGCCGAATCAAGTCACTTGTTTACCTAATGGCACATGGAGTGCAGTGCCTGCTTGCCGGG CCCGTTGTCCAGTCCCGGCACATCGTAGCAGGGTGATAGTGGACGGGGTAAAGCGCTGGCCATATGATTTGACGGACAGTATGGTTGCTCATGGAGAGAATGTGACATTTTTCTGTCAACATCCTGAAAAGCTGTGTAGCTTCACTGCCACGGAGGTCTGTGTGGACGGACAGCTAACGGCACCAAGTTGCTATCTTG ACCCGACATGGCTACAGTTTAAGCTCTTCCCTCATCGACTGGTTTCTGAGATTGATGCATGTGACCCTGCTGACCTCCAGTGA
- the ntd5 gene encoding beta-2-glycoprotein 1-like isoform X1: MESSLLFSLFLCVWALSSLTTASVEATEQCPERTLGNERRRACPKKCQQDKECGNKRQCLCDGQCGLSCVAPGRTCPWPLPPGKHLDVALLSPSPSFSALLEIRCKTGYTMPNGLDVTIRRCQGDRQWSGDEPVCIAASQEDGGHAAMPVLVPEASCSLPENDLLSVQGSGAVGSTIQYKCASGYVLVGHSENMCHENQTWQYPHPICRRPSCPPPQEVDRGHLVAIQRAEYEVGDTIYYLCKKTFLLDGPNQVTCLPNGTWSAVPACRARCPVPAHRSRVIVDGVKRWPYDLTDSMVAHGENVTFFCQHPEKLCSFTATEVCVDGQLTAPSCYLDPTWLQFKLFPHRLVSEIDACDPADLQ, translated from the exons ATGGAGTCATCTCTGCTCTTctctctttttttgtgtgtgtgggcCCTCAGCAGCCTGACAACAGCATCAG TAGAGGCAACAGAACAGTGTCCGGAGAGAACCCTCGGCAATGAAAGAAGACGAGCATGCCCAAAAAAGTGTCAGCAGGACAAGGAGTGTGGAAACAAGCGCCAGTGTCTCTGTGATGGGCAGTGTGGACTCAGCTGTGTTGCTCCAG GTCGGACTTGTCCGTGGCCTCTTCCACCTGGCAAACATTTGGACGTAGCTCTCCTTTCCCCTTCACCCTCTTTCTCTGCTCTGCTTGAGATCCGTTGTAAGACTGGGTACACCATGCCTAATGGGTTGGATGTAACAATTCGCCGTTGCCAAGGTGACCGGCAGTGGAGTGGAGATGAGCCTGTTTGTATAG CAGCCTCCCAGGAGGATGGAGGACATGCAGCAATGCCGGTTCTGGTGCCCGAGGCGTCCTGTTCTCTGCCTGAAAATGATCTGCTCTCTGTGCAGGGCAGTGGGGCCGTGGGATCCACCATTCAGTACAAGTGTGCATCTGG ATATGTGCTGGTTGGGCATAGTGAGAATATGTGTCATGAGAACCAGACGTGGCAGTACCCTCACCCCATCTGTCGCC gtcCGTCTTGTCCTCCTCCTCAGGAGGTTGATCGTGGCCATCTGGTGGCCATCCAGAGAGCTGAGTATGAGGTGGGTGACACAATCTATTACCTTTGCAAGAAGACCTTCTTGCTGGATGGGCCGAATCAAGTCACTTGTTTACCTAATGGCACATGGAGTGCAGTGCCTGCTTGCCGGG CCCGTTGTCCAGTCCCGGCACATCGTAGCAGGGTGATAGTGGACGGGGTAAAGCGCTGGCCATATGATTTGACGGACAGTATGGTTGCTCATGGAGAGAATGTGACATTTTTCTGTCAACATCCTGAAAAGCTGTGTAGCTTCACTGCCACGGAGGTCTGTGTGGACGGACAGCTAACGGCACCAAGTTGCTATCTTG ACCCGACATGGCTACAGTTTAAGCTCTTCCCTCATCGACTGGTTTCTGAGATTGATGCATGTGACCCTGCTGACCTCCAGTGA